The following nucleotide sequence is from Homalodisca vitripennis isolate AUS2020 unplaced genomic scaffold, UT_GWSS_2.1 ScUCBcl_9207;HRSCAF=17627, whole genome shotgun sequence.
TAGAGCGCTGTAGATGGTATTGAAGTTTGTAAGGATGTAGAGGTTAGTTTTAGGCTACGGAGAGATTAAATTGGAATTGAACGAAAAACTATATTAGCCTAAAGTTTAGCTAAGACCAAAActttagtttaaatacaaaatatcctGCAGAATTTCTCTGTCTAGGATCGGAGATAGTGGTTTTTTTTGCTTTATCTAGTCAGGcttttaatgtgaaaaataattttcaatgcgTAGTATACGTAacgatatgtttttaaatatgatccACCTAAGAGCCATATactcttttacaattaataaaaatacgatattaactgtaaatgcattttatttgtaGACACCGCATTAAACCGCATATGATTATACTTTGTGAAGCTGTTGGAAAGCTATCGTATATTAAACAAACTGACATTTTGATATTTTCGTCCAGTAAATGAAGCTGTAGGCTCACGATAACTTCGGTTAAATTATGCTATATGCTATtaaattaatcagttttttttactGATCGAGttaaattatatagtattaaaatacaaatattaaccagCGATCCAAAATAAATGTTGCAATTACGCGTTACGATGTTACAACATCGATGTAAAAAACGCGTAGGGTACGTGAAGACATTTAAATACTGATTATTTCAACCCAGGAGCTAAAACATTATTCTTGATTTAAAATAGTTCTCCATTTTaatttaatccaaatttaaaaaggCTATATATCTCTCTGTGTAACTGCACGACGTGTTTGGTACACTCATTAGTGAATGGGTTTGCTTAGATTAAGATGCCAAATTTTATAGCACTTAGCATTAGTCAATATTTCATGCTTAGCACAAAGTAATCAGATCATTTacattatgatttattaaaagtatattccatactaatttttgtataaagaatagtatcacagtaaatatttaatatccaagGGGTAAAGACTCAAAAGGTGActttaaagtgtatttattttactttaatccATCCGACTACATTCtttaacttatatataatatatcataataatgtAGATGCAAATTCAAGTACTGGGACGCAATCCATTGTTAATCCTCGACCATCTGAGCCACACAGTTGTGGACGGTTCTTGTCTACTGAGCAAGGGCAAACCCAACCTGGTTGTTCCCCATGTCGAACACCGTGTAGTACTTGCGCATAAACACATCTCCCAGAATAAAGAATGAGAGGTTGTCGGAGCCAATAAATGTGCTCACACAGACATCTTCTCCACTTTCTGTTGGCATCTGAAAAACAATCCATCCtaattattgaaatcatatttgaattaatttctcTCGCTAGAGAATATTAGTTTATGCATATTGTTTACATGCATACTCGATAATTTTTAAAGAGAGgacgatctccttttaagccttttTCTGCCCATCAAACTGAAACTTTCAAATCTAACTGTCTGTCAGTCTTTACACTCGGTATCTCCAAAACGAACTGAGCTTTAATTGTATTTGAGGGACGCTTAGTTCGATGATGTTCCATGTCACTTCATATGATTTGGCTAAGTGTTAGAGAGTATTTGTACATTTgtgtgtaaccatgatggcaacgatgaaatagcagaataaataaattgttaagcaaacaaaaatcaatgtattacatatatatatatatatatatatatatatataaaatgagaaaattttatgtattacatattaacacatgaagcctaactatcccaacacattcAACTTGTTATTTTGATGACTTACTTGGTGGTGCAACAAGTTTTGATGACcacaaatgtaaatgtatcacGTGTAAATGTCTCGAGagtagttttatttctatatttgaaatgttccatgaaactttatttctacatagaaaagaatgagttctataattgTGCATGTCCTATCATTGGAATTTAGCTAAGCATCGTCGAAGCTTATCATTCAGTAAGCTGACACAAGTTCTCTTTTGTTTATCAGGGGATGTATACATTTGTTTTTCGTACGATTGACAAAAAGAATTGACACGTTAGAATTGTTTGCTTATTTCTACTTTCTATAATTTTGGgttgaaaaaattggtttttgaatatttactttactaCTATATCTATAGATTAAAGACTTGTATAAATAATCAACTATTGGCTGATAAAATCACTTTTGTACTATCAATATTCACTGAAATTAAGTTAGTTATTGATACTCATTCGAATTCCAAGATCCATGTTTGAGTACCAATggaattataactttaattaggcaattgcatataataaaaatttaacgaaGTTACTCTGTTTAAAACACTCACACTTTATACATacgttaacatgttttaaatgcaCATTGAGATAAATTAGTCTAAGGGAAACATAATGttgaatcattaaaaaaacattcacacaatatgtatagttaatatagttaGTACTTGTAACACTACAACAAGCAGAATACGTCTAAGTAATAAGTTCTTTAAAAAGAcaaaaccttattatttattttcgcCAAATAATTAaagtgattataaataaataaatatattgctttgtTATGTATACTTTTCTCCCTTTATTATTATGGTATTTATTCACGTTATGCGACAGGTTAGGAAATTCCGAATTGTTGCACTACCATGTAAGTGACACAAAACCATTATTTAatcataaagaaaaaaattaaaattaaattaaagtataattatgaTAACAAAGGGGGTGTAGTACCGAGATAATGTAGTCCTGAGGGTGAAGTACGAAAGGCTTTCCACTAATGTAGATCGTAACATCTGGCAAGCTGTCTATTGTTGTGCAGTCCACCTGGGTAACATAAAGCATTTATGGTATATTGACtcagtgtttatatattatataagcaagaatattaagtaaaattatcaaacaaGATAGGCTCCATTTAAATATACCtactctattaaaaaaaaacctatggAATATTTACGGAATCTATTATTGAATCTTTACCGCTACATTACTGCTTTcttagttaagtttttaaaaatttttgtttatgtacattcgTAGGATATAGATTCTTTTGTACTTGAATATAAACTATAAGTTGAACCAATGATGCACTGTATAATTTTAGTGACCAACTATTTCTTAGTAGCCTTAAAATGAGTATTGAGTAGTTAATGTAAATGTTAAGTTTGTTCCAGTTCACACTAcacttagtacagcgtctgaaatctgtcGATGTCACAGCTTGATTTCTGGaatgttcttctgaagagatccaaagataGAATCAACCCCTACCACCATGTGCAAAAACTCGGTTGCCCAACCGTGCTTTTGGATTGTGTCTAACACGTATCAAATGCACatatgatgagacaatgagaatattacttaaaatagatAGCATTATATTTTGTGTAGTATGTATATACCTTCCTCAttgccaaattattttttttcttcagacgaacatgactaaGATAATAAGAAAAAGGTAAACAGGGCCAACTTAACATTCgcattattgaataaatttctcCAACCGTAGGTACGTTATGAGTAGTTACTTTGGTTTTAGTGTAAATTTTCTTTCAAGTTATGCAATTTGAACTTACCTATGCTATCTTTCCATTCTATGTAAGACATTTCAAGCAGAACATACTCACTTAGATTTCAAGAGATCTTAAAGTAAATCTAACCGCAATGGcaatatataaaaagatttaaaatattaatttcatcatGTACCATTATAATGGCCAATATAATTTGGGCTATATGTCATTAGGTAATCTTTCAAGAATGCAATAATTAAGATTGAGGTTTATTGAATATCCCGTATGAATCCCGTCTAGATCTACACATTTATCCACGTTATCCAAAAGAAACATTAGTAACAAGGTTGAAAACTTGCTTTGTAAAAAGTATAGTACACAACTCAATTTTATCGGTTTCGGGATGACAAAAGACGTAGCGAAGGTCATGGTGGATAATGGAATAAACAAGTTTTCCACATTCCATACCTCCTGAGAGTATGTATAAAGCTTCGGGTCtcaacagaattttttaaattaatgcacCTATGAATGTATTTGTGATGATGTATTAGTGATCATATCTGTTTTATGGAACCATATCATCTGGTCAAAAATCtacataaattaagtttaagCTTATTGAAACTAAATGAGAGTTACATAAATTACTGAAACacattgtgttaaattttaaatttaatcagtaTGATATTGTTTCAATAGCTGCACCTCTTGAAAATCTTACAGCATCTTGCTGGTAAATCGagtgttttaaaattacgttTGGATTTGCCTTAACGCAGTAAATTAAGCAACATCTATCAATtgactaattaatattatattttaactctttattGCTTAGGTGcgctaaataaatacattaaaagttacttaaattatgaattattttacttgaAACCGTAACAACCGCATGTCTAGATCTTCACTGAGTCTTGTAGACATcatagaatttaaatttgatcgttagtattaatttttaaacttctgtcaacatattgtttttaaatattcgtaatttaaatattgtataatatatttacttggGGGTTGTGTGAAAGTCTGAATCACCAAAGCGACGTATTCATTGTATTCAAAGATTGTTTTTGCCCAAAGCACTCCTTGTTGATGTTATTCTGTGTCCCTTGAACTTTAAATATATCgcatgtttgaaaatgtttacactttCGGGTAATTGCATTCCAAACTccatttttaatgtagtaaaacaaGAGATCATGAATAAATAAGTGGAATCACGTAACGGAAAATCTTATTTCAAAAAAACGAACAGATATTCAATTGTCTAGCGTCAAACAGTGCATATGTTTTTGAGACACTGTATATAAGAggcatatatatttttatatactatatataaatataaataaataaatatatatatatatatatattatcatagaCAGAGTGGACCTAAAACAGgtacaaaagaaaattttgttttgtttttttaagtaaaaaaagattttactgtTGTAGTGgaattttgaacaattatttacaGGACATGGTTTTTAAGATCGAAGAAATTTTAGACACGGCAGAGTTGAAGTATTCGGCTGTTCAATCAaagatacaatataatttaattatctttttatcaAGTTAATATGTGATATTTCTATTAGAAAAGATATCAATAGAAATGTAACGTGTTAAATCGCAAGAAAAACTAACAGTATTGAGATAACCAAAACGTTTCAATGTTATTTTACGAGTGTGAGCAACGTGTGAAGTCCACAACTCTAAGGCCTGGACAAATTTTGTTTCTGTGCGTCTGTCCGCACTAGATCTCGAGGAATCAGTTTGTTGATTGTGCATGTTACTCTATGTGATTTATCTGATCATTAGCAAAAATTTATATtgtggtcttataggtaaccatcatggcaacgagaaaatagtggaataaataaattttaaaccaaactgaATACTCTGATATGAAATTTCAACGTGTTACATACTAGTCTAGTGAAATACGTACATGAATTGGTGCATGCAACCACAGAGAAGTCTATTACGCAACACATAATATACTCCTACCttgcataataaatattctttccgagtttgttaaaaactaaagagtaataataataaattgttaatttttataggtttttgacaatttaaaatagtattttaatagacAAATCATAAACCTATACAAATCAAAGTACACATAcacaaaaaaaacttacattGTATACATTCACTCCTGTCACAGACACACTACCTTAGATCCAGCATCTTTCAGAAATCCTAGAGGTTCATCATGAAGTCAAACGCTTTAGATACTAGCAGTTTGAGGcaagtttttaaatagtattagtTGTTggagtttttcaaattttgtaagaGACACTTACGATATAAGTTCCGTCACTCTCTTCACCGCCTATAGCCTGGTTGATCTGATCGGTAAACTCTGAAGGCCCATACAACAGACTGGTCCCGGAGTCTGGGATGGCGGGATAGGTAGAGCAGATCTCGTTAGATCCCAACGTAATGCTATAATGTAAAACAGCTATTATATACAACATAATCTTATCAACTGCAAGAGTTTAAAAGTAATGTCTAACTAATTCTGCTTCTACGTACACAATTATTAAATGCCtagtttttatagaaaaataattacaaatcacAATTAAAGGAATACATATACAACTCGAAAAAATCcttggtaaaatataaataaataaatatatatttgcaataCAAGCCTAAGAAAAATGGTGAAGTATTACATAATATGTGGTTAAGTTTTTAACAActgtgtttaaaaattgtatgtaacaaaataatgaagCATACAGTAATAGTATAAAACCAATCAAATctgttatgaaataaatgtaaattaggtCGAACTATTGTTTACAAACTGTATgagattgtttataaatatagaaagttTACTCCAGGGAAAGTACCATTACATTAATCTATTATAGTCTATAGGCTTCCCAACATTTCCAAATTATGACTAATAATTAACAGAGATTTTAGTTACccagttaaataaattttaacactaGATTGTCGATATAACATTGTTAAGCTGCGAATAGCGTATaggaataaaactaaattttcataaatgtaaataactgtGAACGTATTTTTGATGATGTTTgtaatacttcaaaataataaatacatactgGTCGTAGtgtgtaatgaaaattataagcCGTTAGTGGGAAACAAAGCAATTTTGTCATAATTTTCTAAACGCATTGTTATTCCTtagatttaacaaaataaaagataaaaactaagaataataaccacaattaaaattactactttctattgataatttttctttgtttccaTTTCAATACTTGCTAGGTACTATGATAAGCTTCTCCAGCTGTTCTTAACCTTTCATGATTTAGTTATCTTTTGTGAAAATACATGGGAGGAAAATAGTTGTCACATTCAATATCCTTTTGGATCTAGATATTATTCGTTAATATTATGTTAAGGAAAACGTTAAAACGTACATTATTAGCAGGTTTCTGAACATGAGGCATGGTTAACTACGGTCAAAGTCGGGTACTCGAAACCTTCGAAAGAAAGATCGTCAAACATagaaatagatataaataatatttaatcttcaTGAGCAACAGAACCAATAGACACCTAATGCTAGTTAGTGTAAATTAAAAGGTTATGTCCATAACCACGTTTAAGTTGAAGAAGACTTTTCTTGAAAACATTTTGTGAACAGGCAAAATAGAGaagacatatatttatatgtgtatgtaactgaaataataagaataataagaatTCAATGGTAAAAAATTATGGACACCATGCAACGTCTTAATGTGTCTCCCTCAAGATACGGTTATACCCAGAATATAAGTCTTTTATTTCTATAACTTAAAGAGGATTGTAATCTACAACGTGAATGAACAATAATAAGGATAATTCTGTTGGTTTTTACAGATCTAATCTGGTAAGAGGTTTTTATCTTTACTGGTGTTAAGGTCTATAACTTTAATTGATTACATTGAAAACAaggaaatattatattgaatcaGCTTTTAGTAAGTCTCTCACATCATTTGTTGATGACGTTTTCGATTTCTGTTTGCCTGTCTTCAAGATAATGGTTGAACTAGGTCACTTAGAGATTTAAGATTTGATGTAAAACTCTACCTCTACGTCGGCAcagaaaagggttaaaattggTCTCTCTGGGCCAGGATGTTGTTGGGCTAACTTGGAACCTCATACGCTAACCCGAAGCCTGGCTTGCGACTAATCTTGATCTTATCTCACTGGATCATTATACTTATGTTCACTAAAATTTACTGAACGGTAAATAAACAAGTATCAttcattgtatataaattattattattttatctttttcataGAGCTGAGTTCTTACCCATCGATTTGTATCTTCCAGTATGTTTGCTCGATTACAGGAGTGTACGTGAAGTCTCCGGTATAGTGGTTAGGATCCACACCTCCAAGGACCAATTCAGCACCTTCACCAGATGACGAGTCACCCGATGACGAGTCACTTGCTCTGAAACAGAGTTTGAAacactaatttaataattaacacaaaaataataatttgtagagACGTTACACTTTTAGTAATTACCAGTTTAACTATTTAACAGTAAACCAGCTTCTTACCGaagataaacatttaaataagcaTTCGTTTTATATGAGTATTATAGAAGTGTTGCACATGTGTATTATAAAACCTCAAATGTCTTAAACTTACAATTGAGGTTTCAAAGGTCACCCCATTAAATTCCAACGGAAGTCCTTATTAAGAAACTGGTCTATGAAATATGTCTATACGAGCACTTTATTGTCTACCTCTACCATGATCTATATGTTAGCGTTTGAATTGTTACcctgaaagtaaaatataaacatgtatagaTCATAAAAGTCTTCTTCAACCAAAAAGTGTCACCTTCCAGccattgtaatataatttggGTCTAAAGTATTCTTGGTGCTTTAGAGGTACCTTTCCTTAACAAGAAAGAATTTTCATATGTTGGTCTTAAATATCTGCTTATGTTAAAAAGCTACTACATACGGCCATTGCAATCTACCTCAAATCTAAGGCATTTCAAGTAGTGATAGTCTGTTGAGAGCATAATACACGTgtgtatcaaatttaatatttctaggaAAACAAAAAGTTGAAGAACATAATAGTGGTTGCAACCCCAATCGATGTTTGGactttataaaaatgctttactGTATACTCTTAATTTAGTAATAACATgtaattgtgaaaaaaattaactttctgACATATAGGgaaatttgaaaattagtaataaataagtaagtgAGTAAGGGCTTTGccttatatacagggtgtgtacatgaagtcctgcacgggtataatattttctgaatgataacagataaataaacaagatttggtacatcaatactacacctaaaaatctactttttgaaggaactatcagttttctgtaatatcatggggacgtcccgcaaggagtcagaaggaaatcttaaataggagcataggtcaatatggacatcattttaaagggcttgtctagcagagtttaatgccgcaaaccgcactcaaaaagattgatccagtacaaaatggtggctgttcaaagattttacttggttacattttattagtagccataaccccagtaaagcaaaactgcaaccaaacaaatactgcagctaaccactacattatgctggtcagttgtacagaagtgaattatgacattagttatcctcaagggttataaatttggtcctaatatattgataacggggaaaacctgataacagtaacaattagaaatctcttatctttgggtcgcagttaggactttcctattagccagtctattcatagtaggctattctagttttcttgttttagtagtgctgtccatccattttatcagtaaagtaaagaatgtcttattttaccaggcgaagttagggctaagaagccctctctaacacttaacctggggaccaacggcttaaaggtgacttccgaaccaccaccaatggccgggcaggcgggccgcttgcaaggacaggatcgctcagcggtcacctgtccaagcagcagccacgctcggcgttggtacagctttagtacaaaagagtttgtcgtattgcttgtagttcttcaactacactatgtcgcttgacgaacgtgaacgtataacacttttatgatggttggttggggaaataacagacgatcacacgaagaagcatgccatttatttaataactactttcacgagaggcagccaatttctagaacaactgtagggagaactgttcaacactttatgaaaacaggaagtgtttccgatcgttataggtcgctgagatttctaattgttactgttatcaggttttccccgttatcaatatattaggaccaaatttgtaacccttgaggataactaatgtcataattcacttctgtacaactgaccagcatatgtagtagttagctgcagtatttgtttggttgcagtttttgcttttactggggttatgactactaataaaatgtaaccaagtaaaatctttgaacagccgccattttgtactggatcaatctttttgagagCGGtctgcggcattaaactctgctagacaagccctttaaaatgatgtccatattgacctatgctcctatttaagatttccttctgactccttgcgggacgtccccataatattacagaaaactgatagttccttcaaaaagtagatttttaggtgtagtattgatgtaccaaatcttatttatttatctggtatcgttcagaaaatattatacccgtgcaggactttatgtacaccctgtatatatagacATTAAATATATCGAATGAAAGactacaaacataattttaatcctagttgtttaaaaaaattgaaagtgcaATATTAGTTAGGTAATACAATGTTAAACGTTTTTAAACCCCCAAATCTGAGAGAGTACTGCGTCCTATCTACTTTGCTTTGACTGTAGAGGTTAAAACAGTTAGACTCCCTTTCCCCCAAGGTGATATGACAAACAGAGATAGTGTTCACTATCACTTCTATCATGGTGGATACAACATGGGGTCTCGACAGGAGGCGATACCTATTCGCTATTTTACATCTGGAATATTAAGTCACTCTGGAATTAGCTTAAAGGTATTTcaagtgcaatgagaggtttcctCAGCTTCTTATCCTGTGACGCACTGTGATTAATTCGCCGGATATCTATTTGGTTACAAGCTCTATAGTAGTCTCGTATTATCTCAAACCACATCTTCAGCTtgattcataaaaaaacattttaaataactagtATGAATGGAAAACAACCTTATCTTTTCTTACTTTACTGTACAATACTATAGTATCCTAactctagtaaaatatttaaacattttttctaaattatattataactgcATACTTATTGAGATAGAATGCGAAGACGGGTTCATTAACGACTCCCTGTTTGATCATGTTCACAAAAGGAGGGTTAGTCTGCATTTCGGAAATAGCAGGGTAGGCGAGCCCGAAAATGCCATCGAACTGTGAATCAGCAGTTTGAGTATCGATGAATGTTGCCTCACCAAAAGTTTGATCTTGAACCTGAAGATTGGCTACCTGAAAAATTATGATGATGATTTTAGTAATAAGCTACCAGACTGCAAATCAAGAGCACATTAATTTATCGAATTCTGTGCTGGAGAACAATCAGATAGCTAACGTCGTATCCACCGTGTTGTAACCAC
It contains:
- the LOC124374591 gene encoding cyprosin-like, whose product is MCISIFKGNHNTYTHSKSSTYKTSGKKFHVKYGSGEVYGFVSQDNIAVANLQVQDQTFGEATFIDTQTADSQFDGIFGLAYPAISEMQTNPPFVNMIKQGVVNEPVFAFYLNKASDSSSGDSSSGEGAELVLGGVDPNHYTGDFTYTPVIEQTYWKIQIDGITLGSNEICSTYPAIPDSGTSLLYGPSEFTDQINQAIGGEESDGTYIVDCTTIDSLPDVTIYISGKPFVLHPQDYIISMPTESGEDVCVSTFIGSDNLSFFILGDVFMRKYYTVFDMGNNQVGFALAQ